One stretch of Elusimicrobiota bacterium DNA includes these proteins:
- a CDS encoding CsgG/HfaB family protein — RNGMKHKLIIIPVIHTLALAVLFSLPLAGYTDDIPPEQQSQLAILNVKSSSVDMDPGKLSILTDIFRTELFRLNLFKVLDRSYIEKILDEQKLSMAGIIQESSLLKIGKLLTANKLFICSLERFSDTILALNVRIINVDSSLIDFSDIIFIKNETQIFDAIQEIVKNIELNYRTRKDVSQPVDQAEFQTAKWKFLGANPDEIASLITNNLRAEQFLELRQYDIAFTITEFLDAYRKGWDMEVIKIFLQKGIGYRDVKQSLGYGIINLTNYNANFKPAGLRYDEYLEAYSKHLLTPEEYLDHKKGYQKDKLHYGIGGVADSIPILTAGTRFPLLLITWEHFFTDYQRNKSKRSIDVGAIMFNGIAPAPYSQYNWYFGEYPFYFKTGFGFAAELILGGHIGLYAHAGVEVKEKYEFSFILAFLGTQPGVSYTDLKTQIGEPKYVGIQFPYAAAVFKLK, encoded by the coding sequence AGGAACGGTATGAAACATAAACTTATTATAATTCCGGTAATTCACACCCTGGCGTTGGCAGTCCTGTTTTCGTTACCCCTCGCGGGTTATACCGATGACATTCCACCGGAGCAACAATCCCAGCTCGCTATACTAAACGTAAAATCCAGTTCTGTAGACATGGACCCCGGCAAATTGTCAATACTGACCGACATTTTTAGGACCGAACTTTTTCGGTTGAACCTATTCAAAGTCCTGGACCGCAGCTATATCGAAAAAATATTGGACGAACAGAAACTCAGTATGGCCGGCATAATTCAGGAATCAAGTTTACTGAAAATAGGGAAGTTACTGACGGCAAACAAGCTGTTTATTTGTTCTTTAGAACGGTTTTCCGACACAATCTTAGCGTTGAACGTTCGGATCATCAACGTAGACTCTTCGTTAATAGACTTCAGCGATATAATATTTATAAAAAATGAAACACAGATATTTGACGCGATCCAGGAAATTGTTAAAAACATAGAACTGAACTACCGCACCAGAAAAGACGTGTCCCAACCGGTGGATCAAGCTGAGTTCCAAACAGCGAAATGGAAATTTTTAGGCGCAAATCCCGACGAAATCGCGTCATTAATTACCAACAATCTCCGCGCAGAACAATTTCTTGAGCTCCGCCAGTACGACATTGCGTTCACAATCACCGAGTTTTTGGATGCTTATCGTAAAGGCTGGGATATGGAAGTCATAAAAATATTTTTGCAAAAAGGTATTGGTTACCGCGATGTCAAACAATCGCTGGGTTACGGTATTATAAACCTTACGAACTACAACGCCAACTTTAAACCCGCGGGGCTACGCTACGACGAGTATTTAGAAGCGTACTCTAAACACCTTCTTACCCCGGAAGAATATTTGGACCACAAAAAGGGATACCAAAAAGATAAACTACATTACGGCATAGGCGGCGTAGCGGATAGCATCCCGATCCTTACCGCCGGAACAAGATTTCCGTTATTGCTGATCACGTGGGAACATTTTTTTACGGATTATCAGCGCAACAAGTCAAAACGCAGCATCGACGTAGGCGCCATAATGTTCAACGGTATCGCGCCGGCGCCGTACTCGCAGTACAACTGGTATTTCGGCGAATACCCGTTTTATTTTAAAACCGGGTTTGGCTTCGCGGCAGAACTCATCCTCGGCGGGCATATAGGCCTTTACGCGCATGCTGGTGTGGAAGTAAAAGAAAAGTACGAGTTCAGTTTTATACTGGCATTTTTGGGTACACAACCTGGAGTGTCGTACACAGACCTCAAAACTCAAATCGGTGAGCCTAAATATGTCGGGATTCAGTTCCCGTACGCCG